Genomic window (Sulfuricaulis sp.):
AATTAACCCCCACACCCGCCCGCCGTGACCTTGATGTTCTGCTTGGCCACGTGGAGCTTGCCGCCGGCCTTGACGACGGCGTAGACGTCCGAGGTGTTGCCCA
Coding sequences:
- a CDS encoding thiosulfate oxidation carrier protein SoxY, which produces GNTSDVYAVVKAGGKLHVAKQNIKVTAGGCGG